In Kitasatospora sp. NA04385, a single genomic region encodes these proteins:
- a CDS encoding metallophosphoesterase — translation MLLAQISDLHLDGTERATERVERTVRHLRGLLRPVDAVLVTGDIADHGAEDEYREAAGLLAELPYPVLLCPGNHDARPAYRAALLGEEPDTAPVNRAHLVGGTAILMIDSTIPGRDEGLLEPATLAWIDRTLTELPPGTPALLAFHQPPVFLHHPMPDAYTLQRPEDLAALLDAHPEVVAVLTGHAHTAAASTFAGRPLIVGPAVTWTLQLPWEAEDFVGRDQPPALAYHVLGDDRRLTTHYRVVL, via the coding sequence CTGCTGCTGGCCCAGATCAGCGACCTCCACCTCGACGGCACCGAGCGCGCCACCGAACGCGTCGAACGCACCGTGCGCCACCTGCGCGGGCTGCTCCGGCCGGTGGACGCCGTGCTGGTCACCGGCGACATCGCCGACCACGGCGCCGAGGACGAGTACCGGGAGGCGGCCGGACTGCTCGCCGAACTCCCCTACCCCGTGCTGCTCTGCCCGGGCAACCACGACGCCCGCCCCGCCTACCGCGCGGCCCTGCTCGGCGAGGAGCCGGACACCGCCCCGGTCAACCGGGCGCACCTGGTCGGCGGCACCGCGATCCTGATGATCGACTCGACCATTCCGGGCCGGGACGAGGGCCTGCTGGAGCCCGCCACGCTCGCCTGGATCGACCGCACGCTCACCGAACTCCCGCCCGGCACGCCCGCGTTGCTCGCCTTCCACCAGCCGCCGGTGTTCCTGCACCACCCGATGCCCGACGCGTACACCCTCCAGCGGCCCGAGGACCTCGCCGCGCTGCTCGACGCCCACCCCGAGGTGGTCGCCGTCCTCACCGGCCACGCCCACACCGCCGCCGCCTCGACCTTCGCCGGACGGCCGCTGATCGTCGGGCCCGCCGTCACCTGGACGCTGCAACTGCCCTGGGAGGCCGAGGACTTCGTCGGCCGCGACCAGCCGCCCGCGCTCGCCTACCACGTCCTGGGCGACGACCGGCGGCTCACCACGCACTACCGCGTCGTGCTCTGA
- a CDS encoding HAD family hydrolase, translated as MVIETVLFDLDGTLMDHDAAESDGREYDRAEVLEVWHRLERREYDRYQAGESTLQEQRRLRAAGLAAHLGLGPWPDGRADAWFEGYLWRYRNGWRAYPEVPQVVRELGATRRLGVITNGEGGIQRAKLHAIGLAALAPHTTASGEAGCAKPAPEIFHLACRALGTAPERTAYVGDRLDLDARAATAAGLLGIWLDRTPPAPGTSPPADVPRVRSLAELPALLG; from the coding sequence ATGGTGATCGAAACGGTGCTGTTCGACCTCGACGGCACGCTGATGGACCACGACGCGGCCGAGTCGGACGGGCGGGAGTACGACCGGGCCGAGGTGCTGGAGGTCTGGCACCGCCTGGAGCGCCGCGAGTACGACCGCTACCAGGCGGGCGAGTCGACCCTCCAGGAGCAGCGCCGACTCCGGGCCGCCGGCCTGGCCGCGCACCTCGGGCTCGGGCCGTGGCCCGACGGACGGGCCGACGCCTGGTTCGAGGGCTACCTGTGGCGCTACCGGAACGGCTGGCGAGCCTACCCCGAAGTGCCGCAGGTGGTAAGGGAGTTGGGCGCGACCCGACGGCTCGGCGTGATCACCAACGGCGAGGGCGGCATCCAGCGCGCCAAGCTGCACGCCATCGGCCTCGCCGCCCTGGCCCCGCACACCACCGCCTCCGGCGAGGCCGGCTGCGCCAAGCCCGCCCCCGAGATCTTCCACCTCGCCTGCCGCGCCCTCGGCACCGCCCCCGAACGCACCGCGTACGTCGGCGACCGCCTCGACCTGGACGCCCGCGCCGCCACCGCCGCCGGCCTGCTCGGCATCTGGCTCGACCGCACACCCCCCGCCCCCGGTACCTCCCCGCCCGCCGACGTCCCCCGGGTGCGCTCGCTGGCCGAACTCCCCGCCCTGCTCGGCTGA
- a CDS encoding ADP-ribosylglycohydrolase family protein has product MIDSSSDRVIDSSSDPASDALQGLSVGDALGAQFFVPATARAHLDARTEPPGPWPWTDDTEMACSVHAAQRERGAIDTFDLTHAFARRHDFDRGYGPAANRMLRLIREGGDARRLAAELFDGQGSFGNGAAMRVAPLGAGYAADPAAAVRPAADTAVTTHTHPQAVDGAIAVAVAAALAVRARTEPTTPARYLRAVAALTPHGAVRRGVTEAAGLTDRSDPNAAAAVLGNGSRTSAADTVPYALWCAAHWLTDYPAAVWAAIGAGGDVDTVAAITGGVVAARTGTAGIPAHWLAAREPLPGWAFPPPLRPAPDGLTPMSLPRPHPVPELRWSDHQWNRYRSGLRTGRWLTRTAEGTLHLHRTDTGRERWALDFAPAPGGHWRPVAVRTEAHPAHLAGPGHLLDVLLEIEHDAPE; this is encoded by the coding sequence ATGATCGACTCCTCCAGTGACCGTGTGATCGACTCCTCCAGCGACCCCGCGTCCGACGCCCTCCAGGGCCTGTCCGTCGGCGACGCGCTCGGCGCCCAGTTCTTCGTCCCCGCCACCGCCCGCGCCCACCTCGACGCCCGCACCGAACCGCCCGGCCCGTGGCCGTGGACCGACGACACCGAGATGGCCTGCTCGGTGCACGCCGCGCAGCGCGAGCGCGGCGCGATCGACACCTTCGACCTCACCCACGCCTTCGCCCGCCGGCACGACTTCGACCGCGGCTACGGCCCCGCCGCCAACCGGATGCTGCGGCTGATCCGGGAGGGCGGCGACGCCCGCCGCCTCGCCGCCGAACTCTTCGACGGCCAGGGCTCGTTCGGCAACGGCGCCGCGATGCGGGTGGCCCCGCTCGGCGCCGGGTACGCCGCCGACCCGGCCGCCGCCGTCCGCCCGGCCGCCGACACCGCCGTCACCACCCACACCCACCCGCAGGCCGTGGACGGGGCGATCGCGGTCGCCGTCGCCGCCGCCCTCGCCGTCCGGGCCCGCACCGAACCCACCACGCCCGCACGGTACTTGCGGGCCGTGGCCGCCCTGACCCCGCACGGCGCGGTCCGCCGGGGCGTGACCGAGGCGGCCGGGCTCACCGACCGCTCGGACCCGAACGCGGCGGCCGCCGTGCTCGGCAACGGCAGCCGCACCAGCGCCGCCGACACCGTCCCGTACGCGCTGTGGTGCGCCGCCCACTGGCTTACCGACTACCCGGCCGCCGTGTGGGCCGCGATCGGCGCGGGCGGCGACGTCGACACGGTCGCCGCGATCACCGGCGGCGTGGTCGCCGCCCGCACCGGCACCGCGGGCATCCCCGCCCACTGGCTGGCCGCCCGCGAACCGCTGCCCGGCTGGGCGTTCCCGCCGCCCCTGCGCCCGGCCCCCGACGGCCTCACCCCGATGAGCCTGCCGCGCCCCCACCCCGTCCCCGAGCTGCGCTGGTCCGACCACCAGTGGAACCGCTACCGGTCCGGCCTGCGCACCGGGCGGTGGCTCACCCGCACCGCCGAGGGCACCCTGCACCTGCACCGCACCGACACCGGCCGCGAACGCTGGGCGCTGGACTTCGCTCCCGCCCCCGGCGGCCACTGGCGCCCGGTCGCCGTCCGGACCGAGGCCCACCCCGCCCACCTGGCCGGGCCCGGTCACCTGCTCGACGTCCTGCTGGAGATCGAGCACGACGCCCCCGAATAG
- a CDS encoding LysE family translocator — MPTARTVAGFLLALLPLIATPGASLALLVRQIGEHGRRRAVPVVLGTVTGLAVHAGLALAGLAGLTAHHPGALTAVRIAGGAYLIGLAVLTWRSAGRAAGRRPRHDGPAFVQALLANVLNPKAASIYLTLLPQFLDAARPLPAQVLVLAAAHAALLAAWLLGWTALLARTAPRPRPWATRATAAVLLALGLRALA, encoded by the coding sequence ATGCCCACCGCCCGCACGGTCGCCGGGTTCCTGCTCGCCCTGCTCCCGCTGATCGCCACCCCCGGCGCGAGCCTGGCCCTGCTGGTCCGGCAGATCGGCGAGCACGGCCGCCGCCGCGCGGTTCCCGTCGTGCTCGGCACCGTCACCGGCCTGGCCGTCCACGCCGGCCTCGCCCTCGCCGGGCTGGCCGGCCTCACCGCGCACCACCCCGGCGCGCTCACCGCCGTCCGGATCGCCGGCGGGGCCTACCTGATCGGCCTCGCCGTCCTGACCTGGCGCTCTGCGGGCCGCGCCGCGGGCCGCCGCCCGCGCCACGACGGCCCCGCCTTCGTCCAGGCCCTGCTGGCCAACGTCCTCAACCCGAAGGCCGCCTCCATCTACCTCACGCTGCTCCCGCAGTTCCTCGACGCCGCCCGCCCGCTGCCCGCCCAGGTCCTCGTCCTCGCCGCCGCCCACGCCGCCCTCCTCGCCGCCTGGCTGCTCGGCTGGACCGCCCTGCTGGCCCGCACCGCCCCCCGCCCCCGCCCCTGGGCCACCCGCGCCACCGCCGCCGTACTGCTCGCCCTGGGCCTGCGCGCCCTGGCCTGA
- a CDS encoding DUF302 domain-containing protein: MANDITATLTGVPFAEAADRVRAALAEQGFGVLTEIDLTATLRAKLGVELEDYLVLGTCNPSIAHRALEADRRIGLLLPCNVVLRAVPDGVLVEAVDPQLMVRFTGRPELAEVADEAAARLRATLASLTG; the protein is encoded by the coding sequence ATGGCGAACGACATCACCGCCACGCTGACCGGCGTCCCCTTCGCGGAGGCCGCCGACCGGGTCCGTGCGGCCCTGGCCGAGCAGGGCTTCGGCGTCCTGACCGAGATCGACCTGACCGCCACCCTGCGCGCCAAGCTCGGCGTCGAGCTGGAGGACTACCTGGTCCTCGGCACCTGCAACCCGTCGATCGCCCACCGCGCGCTGGAGGCGGACCGCCGGATCGGCCTGCTGCTGCCCTGCAACGTGGTGCTGCGCGCCGTCCCCGACGGCGTCCTGGTCGAGGCCGTGGACCCGCAGCTGATGGTGCGGTTCACCGGGCGCCCCGAACTCGCCGAGGTCGCCGACGAGGCGGCCGCCCGCCTGCGCGCGACCCTCGCCTCGCTGACCGGCTGA
- a CDS encoding cytochrome c oxidase assembly protein translates to MTTHPAAVAPWHWSALADTWTLEPAVAVLSAALAAGYLAGARRHRTGGGGRWPWYRTAAFLDGLAVWVWTTCSGLGVYERVLFTDRAVQLVLLLMLVPMLLALGAPVSLLAAVLPEAGRGRLRAALSGRVSRVLMFPLVSTVLLVAPPWLLYFTPWYAHTLTSPLWNTGFHLVPVLLGLLYFWPRLQLDPVAHEYPLLIGVVITFVEVVFDAALALVLLYGGHVVAEPYYAGLGRTWGPSPARDQFVGGNAIWILGDLVGLPFLCALVRQLIVTGRAETAAVDAALDAAEEARAAAGSAGVGAQAGVDAPAGVGAPAADRPWWLDDPNLRHRYGG, encoded by the coding sequence ATGACCACCCACCCCGCGGCCGTCGCGCCCTGGCACTGGTCGGCGCTGGCCGACACCTGGACCCTCGAACCGGCCGTCGCCGTGCTGTCCGCCGCGCTCGCGGCCGGCTACCTGGCGGGCGCGCGCCGCCACCGCACGGGCGGGGGCGGCCGCTGGCCCTGGTACCGCACCGCGGCGTTCCTCGACGGGCTGGCGGTCTGGGTCTGGACCACCTGCTCGGGCCTGGGCGTGTACGAGCGGGTGCTGTTCACCGACCGGGCGGTGCAACTGGTGCTGCTGCTGATGCTGGTCCCGATGCTGCTGGCGCTCGGCGCGCCGGTCTCGCTGCTGGCCGCCGTACTGCCGGAGGCGGGCCGCGGGCGGCTGCGCGCCGCGCTGTCGGGCCGGGTCTCCCGGGTGCTGATGTTCCCGCTGGTGTCGACCGTGCTGCTGGTCGCGCCGCCCTGGCTGCTGTACTTCACGCCCTGGTACGCGCACACCCTGACCAGCCCGCTCTGGAACACCGGCTTCCACCTGGTGCCGGTGCTGCTGGGCCTGCTCTACTTCTGGCCCCGCCTGCAGCTGGACCCGGTCGCGCACGAGTACCCGCTGCTGATCGGCGTGGTGATCACCTTCGTCGAGGTGGTCTTCGACGCGGCCCTGGCGCTCGTCCTGCTGTACGGCGGCCACGTGGTCGCCGAGCCGTACTACGCGGGCCTGGGCCGTACCTGGGGGCCGTCCCCCGCCCGGGACCAGTTCGTCGGCGGCAACGCGATCTGGATCCTCGGCGACCTGGTCGGCCTGCCCTTCCTGTGCGCGCTGGTGCGGCAGCTGATCGTCACCGGGCGGGCCGAGACGGCGGCGGTGGACGCGGCCCTGGACGCGGCGGAGGAGGCCCGGGCGGCAGCGGGGTCGGCCGGGGTGGGCGCGCAGGCCGGGGTGGACGCACCGGCCGGGGTGGGCGCGCCCGCTGCGGACCGGCCGTGGTGGCTGGACGACCCGAACCTGCGGCACCGCTACGGCGGCTGA
- a CDS encoding FtsW/RodA/SpoVE family cell cycle protein has product MKTAPRSTGRRLAARRRNRELLLLLLAVAVCLAAWTSSGLALRGTLPPGLLPYGTGLGALALLLHLAVRRAAPYADPLILPLAVFFSGFGLALLDRLDLSYALWHAAKGDWQKLPAAPAQVRWTVIAALLAVAVLVVVRHHRLFQKYVYLTMTVAMVLLAAPAFFPGDTLGAKRWIRLGGLSFEPDEFVKVAITVFFAGYLTANRDALALTGRRVWGLRLPRGRNLGPVLAIWVVSLLVLVFERDLGTSLIFFGVFVVMLYTATERTGWVVIGLLMAAVGAAVVGDLEPHVHGRVEAWLHPLDIYEPVHDPALISQQPAQALFGLGSGGVLGTGLGQGRPFLIGFAGRSDFIFTTVGEELGLAGSMAVLLLYALLCERALRTALSLTDPFGKLLATGLAAALALQVFVVVGGVTGLIPLTGKALPFLAAGGSSLTANWLLTAILIKLSDAAGRAESEPVRA; this is encoded by the coding sequence GTGAAAACCGCCCCGCGCAGCACCGGCCGGCGCCTCGCCGCCCGCCGCCGCAACCGCGAACTCCTCCTGCTGCTCCTCGCGGTGGCGGTCTGCCTGGCCGCCTGGACCAGTTCGGGCCTCGCCCTGCGCGGCACCCTCCCGCCCGGCCTGCTCCCGTACGGCACCGGCCTCGGCGCGCTCGCCCTGCTGCTGCACCTCGCCGTCCGCCGCGCCGCCCCGTACGCGGACCCGCTGATCCTGCCGCTCGCGGTCTTCTTCAGCGGCTTCGGACTCGCCCTGCTCGACCGCCTCGACCTCTCGTACGCCCTCTGGCACGCAGCCAAGGGCGACTGGCAGAAGCTCCCCGCCGCGCCCGCCCAGGTGCGGTGGACGGTGATCGCCGCACTGCTGGCCGTCGCCGTGCTGGTCGTGGTCCGGCACCACCGGCTGTTCCAGAAGTACGTCTACCTGACCATGACGGTCGCCATGGTCCTGCTCGCCGCGCCCGCGTTCTTCCCGGGCGACACCCTCGGCGCCAAGCGCTGGATCCGCCTCGGCGGGCTCTCCTTCGAACCGGACGAGTTCGTCAAGGTCGCCATCACGGTCTTCTTCGCGGGCTACCTCACCGCCAACCGGGACGCCCTCGCCCTCACCGGCCGCCGGGTCTGGGGCCTGCGCCTGCCGCGCGGCCGCAACCTCGGCCCGGTGCTGGCGATCTGGGTGGTCAGCCTGCTGGTCCTGGTCTTCGAACGGGACCTCGGCACCTCGCTGATCTTCTTCGGGGTCTTCGTGGTGATGCTCTACACCGCGACCGAGCGCACCGGCTGGGTGGTGATCGGCCTGCTGATGGCCGCCGTCGGCGCGGCCGTGGTCGGCGACCTCGAACCCCACGTGCACGGCCGGGTCGAAGCCTGGCTGCACCCCCTCGACATCTACGAACCCGTCCACGACCCGGCCCTGATCTCCCAACAGCCCGCGCAGGCCCTCTTCGGCCTCGGCTCCGGCGGCGTTCTCGGTACCGGCCTCGGCCAGGGCCGCCCCTTCCTGATCGGCTTCGCGGGACGCAGCGACTTCATCTTCACCACCGTCGGCGAGGAACTCGGCCTGGCCGGCTCGATGGCCGTCCTCCTGCTCTACGCCCTCCTGTGCGAACGCGCCCTGCGCACCGCCCTCTCGCTCACCGACCCCTTCGGCAAACTCCTCGCCACCGGCCTGGCCGCCGCCCTCGCCCTCCAGGTCTTCGTCGTCGTCGGCGGCGTCACCGGCCTGATCCCCCTCACCGGCAAGGCCCTCCCCTTCCTCGCCGCCGGCGGCTCCTCGCTCACCGCGAACTGGCTGCTCACCGCGATCCTGATCAAACTCTCGGACGCGGCGGGCCGGGCGGAGTCGGAACCGGTGCGGGCGTGA